In Canis lupus familiaris isolate Mischka breed German Shepherd chromosome 5, alternate assembly UU_Cfam_GSD_1.0, whole genome shotgun sequence, a genomic segment contains:
- the VWA5A gene encoding von Willebrand factor A domain-containing protein 5A isoform X6, with the protein MVYKKHHCYQTDEQHGHRSGLGSPMALPGGLLTRGEEPVPLKSISVTLSIREFVAGVSATLNYENEEEVPLETFFVFPMDEDSAVYSFEAEIDGKKIKAELKDKRKAHSIYESALSNRRQAFLLEEDRYSRDVFCCNVGNLHPGSKVALTLKYVQELPLEADGTLRYVLPAVLNPRYCRPGSSEDSCLNMKTPVVPLEELPYTFSMIATISSQHGIERIQSNCPFSPMEYLGDDKTSAQVSLTEGHKFDRDVELLIYYREKHTPSVAVEMGQAKDNPVDGLMKDPSVMVCFYPNIPEVESPVICGEFVFLMDRSGSMHCPISKQDKSQLRIEAAKETLILLLKSLPIGCYFNVYGFGTSYEAFFPNSVKYTQQTMEEALRRVQLMRADLGGTEILTPLQIIYGEPSIPGHSLQLFIFTDGEVTDTFSVINEVRRNRTKHRCFSFGIGEGASTSLIKGIARVAGGTSEFITGKARMQSKALSALKRALQPAVEDISVSWDLPRGLSAKMLSPEQTVLYRGQRLIIYALLSGTMPPADTTGEVCLKYMLQGKSFENRVTFSLQPKPDDNFTIHRLAAKSFLQTKDMGFRDTPAKDKKDVLKVSIDCGVISSQTAFIAVNKSLNKPVQGPLARRDVPRPILLGAASMIPRFYGGVCFLQMEQFCWITRFWLGREWLK; encoded by the exons TAGCCCCATGGCGCTCCCTGGTGGTTTACTAACCCGCGGTGAGGAGCCAG TACCACTGAAGAGCATCAGTGTAACCTTGTCCATTCGTGAGTTTGTGGCTGGTGTGTCTGCCACCTTAAACTATGAGAATGAGGAGGAAGTTCCTTTGGAGACCTTTTTTGTGTTCCCCATGGATGAAGACTCAGCTGTCTACAGCTTTGAGGCCGAGATTGAtgggaagaaaattaaagcagaattAAAGGATAAGAGGAAG GCCCACAGCATCTATGAGAGTGCCTTAAGCAACCGCCGCCAAGCTTTCCTCCTGGAGGAGGACCGGTACTCCAGGGACGTCTTCTGTTGCAATGTGGGGAACctgcaccctgggtcaaaggtggCACTCACTCTGAAGTATGTGCAGGAGCTACCCCTGGAAGCAGATGGGACCCTACGCTATGTGCTCCCAGCTGTCTTGAATCCTCGATACTGTCGCCCTG GATCATCTGAGGACAGTTGCCTAAATATGAAGACTCCTGTAGTCCCTTTGGAGGAACTGCCCTATACATTCAGCATGATTGCCACCATCAGTTCCCAGCATGGCATTGAGAGGATCCAATCCAACTGCCCCTTCAGTCCTATGGAGTACCTTGGAGATGATAAGACCTCTGCTCAG GTTTCCTTGACTGAAGGACACAAATTTGATCGAGATGTGGAACTCCTGATTTACTACCGTGAGAAGCATACCCCCAGTGTAGCCGTAGAGATGGGGCAGGCTAAAGACAACCCAg TAGATGGTTTGATGAAGGATCCATCTGTGATGGTGTGTTTCTATCCAAACATCCCAGAAGTTGAGTCACCAGTTATCTGTGGAGAATTTGTCTTCCTCATGGACCGCTCAGGAAGTATGCATTGCCCCATAAGTAAACAGGATAAATCTCAGCTGCGCATAGAGGCAGCCAAG gAAACACTGATTTTGCTGCTGAAGAGTTTGCCTATAGGCTGTTATTTCAATGTCTATGGATTTGGAACTTCCTATGAGGCATTCTTTCC GAATAGCGTGAAATACACTCAGCAGACCATGGAGGAAGCACTGAGGAGAGTTCAGCTTATGCGGGCTGACCTGGGGGGCACAGAAATCTTGACACCACTCCAGATCATCTACGGGGAACCTTCCATCCCGGGCCACTCCCTACAG CTTTTTATCTTCACAGATGGAGAAGTTACTGACACATTTAGCGTAATTAACGAAGTCAGGAGGAACAGGACGAAGCACAG ATGTTTCTCCTTTGGTATTGGAGAAGGAGCCTCTACCAGCCTAATAAAAGGCATTGCCCGTGTAGCAGGCGGCACTTCAGAATTTATCACCGGCAAGGCCAGGATGCAGTCCAAG GCTCTTAGTGCCTTAAAACGTGCTCTACAGCCTGCAGTAGAAGATATTTCTGTGAGCTGGGATTTGCCTCGTGGCCTGTCTGCTAAAATGCTTTCACCAGAACAGACTGTCCTCTATAGGGGTCAGAGGTTAATCATCTATGCCCTTTTGAGTGGGACCATGCCG CCAGCAGATACGACAGGAGAAGTCTGCCTCAAATACATGCTCCAGGGCAAGAGTTTCGAGAATAGGGTGACATTTTCTCTGCAACCCAAGCCCGATGACAA CTTCACCATTCACCGCCTTGCTGCTAAGTCCTTTCTCCAGACCAAGGATATGGGCTTCAGGGACACTCcagcaaaagataaaaaagatgtgcTGAAGGTCAGCATTGACTGTGGAGTCATAAGCTCCCAGACAGCCTTCATTGCCGTCAACAAAAGTCTCAACAAGCCAGTTCAGGGGCCTCTGGCTCGTAGGGATGTTCCAAGGCCAATTCTGTTGGGTGCTGCTTCAATGATACCACGATTCTATGGAGGTG tttgttTTTTACAGATGGAACAATTCTGCTGGATAACAAGATTCTGGCTTGGGAGGGAGTGGCTGAAGTAG
- the VWA5A gene encoding von Willebrand factor A domain-containing protein 5A isoform X1, whose product MVYKKHHCYQTDEQHGHRSGLGSPMALPGGLLTRGEEPVPLKSISVTLSIREFVAGVSATLNYENEEEVPLETFFVFPMDEDSAVYSFEAEIDGKKIKAELKDKRKAHSIYESALSNRRQAFLLEEDRYSRDVFCCNVGNLHPGSKVALTLKYVQELPLEADGTLRYVLPAVLNPRYCRPGSSEDSCLNMKTPVVPLEELPYTFSMIATISSQHGIERIQSNCPFSPMEYLGDDKTSAQVSLTEGHKFDRDVELLIYYREKHTPSVAVEMGQAKDNPVDGLMKDPSVMVCFYPNIPEVESPVICGEFVFLMDRSGSMHCPISKQDKSQLRIEAAKETLILLLKSLPIGCYFNVYGFGTSYEAFFPNSVKYTQQTMEEALRRVQLMRADLGGTEILTPLQIIYGEPSIPGHSLQLFIFTDGEVTDTFSVINEVRRNRTKHRCFSFGIGEGASTSLIKGIARVAGGTSEFITGKARMQSKALSALKRALQPAVEDISVSWDLPRGLSAKMLSPEQTVLYRGQRLIIYALLSGTMPPADTTGEVCLKYMLQGKSFENRVTFSLQPKPDDNFTIHRLAAKSFLQTKDMGFRDTPAKDKKDVLKVSIDCGVISSQTAFIAVNKSLNKPVQGPLARRDVPRPILLGAASMIPRFYGGAHSKPSSSYSPPASQPTRTNHYPSVSYQQDDYKPCRPMISKEMCALVFGDNHLVQLISLQNADGSWYPDENLAGILGRSLEDLLAAIPVKDANSSSWATVLAMVWLHSNAKQMKCEWELLEKKARTWIRIHAASIMQELVKAAIAFTKSSVDPAIFAL is encoded by the exons TAGCCCCATGGCGCTCCCTGGTGGTTTACTAACCCGCGGTGAGGAGCCAG TACCACTGAAGAGCATCAGTGTAACCTTGTCCATTCGTGAGTTTGTGGCTGGTGTGTCTGCCACCTTAAACTATGAGAATGAGGAGGAAGTTCCTTTGGAGACCTTTTTTGTGTTCCCCATGGATGAAGACTCAGCTGTCTACAGCTTTGAGGCCGAGATTGAtgggaagaaaattaaagcagaattAAAGGATAAGAGGAAG GCCCACAGCATCTATGAGAGTGCCTTAAGCAACCGCCGCCAAGCTTTCCTCCTGGAGGAGGACCGGTACTCCAGGGACGTCTTCTGTTGCAATGTGGGGAACctgcaccctgggtcaaaggtggCACTCACTCTGAAGTATGTGCAGGAGCTACCCCTGGAAGCAGATGGGACCCTACGCTATGTGCTCCCAGCTGTCTTGAATCCTCGATACTGTCGCCCTG GATCATCTGAGGACAGTTGCCTAAATATGAAGACTCCTGTAGTCCCTTTGGAGGAACTGCCCTATACATTCAGCATGATTGCCACCATCAGTTCCCAGCATGGCATTGAGAGGATCCAATCCAACTGCCCCTTCAGTCCTATGGAGTACCTTGGAGATGATAAGACCTCTGCTCAG GTTTCCTTGACTGAAGGACACAAATTTGATCGAGATGTGGAACTCCTGATTTACTACCGTGAGAAGCATACCCCCAGTGTAGCCGTAGAGATGGGGCAGGCTAAAGACAACCCAg TAGATGGTTTGATGAAGGATCCATCTGTGATGGTGTGTTTCTATCCAAACATCCCAGAAGTTGAGTCACCAGTTATCTGTGGAGAATTTGTCTTCCTCATGGACCGCTCAGGAAGTATGCATTGCCCCATAAGTAAACAGGATAAATCTCAGCTGCGCATAGAGGCAGCCAAG gAAACACTGATTTTGCTGCTGAAGAGTTTGCCTATAGGCTGTTATTTCAATGTCTATGGATTTGGAACTTCCTATGAGGCATTCTTTCC GAATAGCGTGAAATACACTCAGCAGACCATGGAGGAAGCACTGAGGAGAGTTCAGCTTATGCGGGCTGACCTGGGGGGCACAGAAATCTTGACACCACTCCAGATCATCTACGGGGAACCTTCCATCCCGGGCCACTCCCTACAG CTTTTTATCTTCACAGATGGAGAAGTTACTGACACATTTAGCGTAATTAACGAAGTCAGGAGGAACAGGACGAAGCACAG ATGTTTCTCCTTTGGTATTGGAGAAGGAGCCTCTACCAGCCTAATAAAAGGCATTGCCCGTGTAGCAGGCGGCACTTCAGAATTTATCACCGGCAAGGCCAGGATGCAGTCCAAG GCTCTTAGTGCCTTAAAACGTGCTCTACAGCCTGCAGTAGAAGATATTTCTGTGAGCTGGGATTTGCCTCGTGGCCTGTCTGCTAAAATGCTTTCACCAGAACAGACTGTCCTCTATAGGGGTCAGAGGTTAATCATCTATGCCCTTTTGAGTGGGACCATGCCG CCAGCAGATACGACAGGAGAAGTCTGCCTCAAATACATGCTCCAGGGCAAGAGTTTCGAGAATAGGGTGACATTTTCTCTGCAACCCAAGCCCGATGACAA CTTCACCATTCACCGCCTTGCTGCTAAGTCCTTTCTCCAGACCAAGGATATGGGCTTCAGGGACACTCcagcaaaagataaaaaagatgtgcTGAAGGTCAGCATTGACTGTGGAGTCATAAGCTCCCAGACAGCCTTCATTGCCGTCAACAAAAGTCTCAACAAGCCAGTTCAGGGGCCTCTGGCTCGTAGGGATGTTCCAAGGCCAATTCTGTTGGGTGCTGCTTCAATGATACCACGATTCTATGGAGGTG CTCATTCAAAGCCCTCATCCTCCTACTCTCCTCCTGCATCTCAGCCCACGCGGACCAATCATTACCCAAGCGTGTCATATCAGCAGGATGATTACAAACCCTGTAGGCCCATGATTAGCAAGGAGATGTGCGCTCTAG tCTTTGGGGATAATCATCTTGTACAGCTGATTTCCCTCCAGAATGCAGATGGTTCCTGGTATCCAGATGAAAATCTGGCTGGGATCCTAGGTAGAAGTTTAGAAGACCTACTGGCTGCAATCCCTGTCAAG GATGCAAATTCCTCAAGCTGGGCCACAGTCCTGGCAATGGTCTGGCTGCATTCCAATGCTAAGCAAATGAAGTGCGAGTGGGAACTTCTGGAAAAGAAGGCCAGAACGTGGATCCGCATCCACGCAG CCTCCATCATGCAAGAGCTTGTGAAAGCTGCTATTGCTTTTACCAAGTCATCCGTGGACCCCGCCATCTTTGCCCTCTGA